One Dromiciops gliroides isolate mDroGli1 chromosome 3, mDroGli1.pri, whole genome shotgun sequence DNA segment encodes these proteins:
- the LOC122751721 gene encoding CDGSH iron-sulfur domain-containing protein 1-like, translating into MGLHSNLSVRADCIVAVALAAGTAVVGYLAYKRFLVKEKLYRSMVNLTIQKDNPKVVHAFDMEDLGEKAVYCRCWRSKKFSFCDGAQTKHNEEIGDNVGPLIIKKMET; encoded by the coding sequence ATGGGCCTGCATTCCAACCTGTCGGTGCGAGCGGACTGCATTGTAGCTGTGGCACTGGCTGCTGGGACTGCTGTGGTGGGCTATCTAGCTTACAAAAGGTTTTTGGTGAAAGAAAAACTCTACAGGTCCATGGTCAACCTCACCATCCAGAAAGACAACCCCAAGGTTGTCCACGCATTTGATATGGAAGACTTAGGAGAGAAAGCTGTGTACTGCCGCTGTTGGAGGTCCAAGAAGTTCTCATTCTGTGATGGTGCCCAAACAAAGCACAATGAAGAGATTGGTGACAATGTGGGACCACTGATCATCAAGAAAATGGAGACATAA